The following coding sequences are from one Candidatus Desulfofervidus auxilii window:
- a CDS encoding GIY-YIG nuclease family protein translates to MELIPRQKGVYALILRAEEKRFIVVGNRGGYLIKPGFYAYIGSAQRGLAIRLKRHLNLKKKKHWHIDYLLDYTQPIAVIVSITSKRIECQVAQSLLPLLSFLPGFGVSDCRCKSHLYYHPSLKVLEKEVMKAFSPYPCTFISLK, encoded by the coding sequence ATGGAACTTATCCCTCGTCAAAAAGGTGTTTATGCCCTTATATTAAGAGCAGAGGAAAAAAGATTTATTGTTGTAGGTAACAGAGGTGGCTATCTTATTAAACCAGGATTTTATGCCTATATTGGTTCAGCACAAAGAGGCTTAGCTATTCGTTTAAAAAGACATTTAAATCTTAAGAAGAAAAAACATTGGCATATTGATTATTTATTAGATTACACTCAGCCTATAGCTGTAATTGTTTCTATTACTTCAAAAAGGATTGAATGCCAAGTAGCTCAATCGCTTTTACCTTTACTTTCATTTTTACCAGGTTTTGGAGTCAGTGATTGTCGATGTAAATCTCATCTTTATTATCACCCTTCTTTAAAAGTTTTAGAAAAAGAAGTTATGAAAGCCTTTTCTCCCTATCCCTGTACATTTATTTCTTTAAAGTAA
- a CDS encoding phosphoribosylformylglycinamidine synthase subunit PurQ: MSKKVRCIVISGYGTNCEVEMAYACKLAGGEVDIVHISELLYGEKRLDDYHFLNFPGGFLDGDDLGAAKAAANRWRFARVKKTGELLFDQLLRFIKDGKLILGVCNGFQLMVKLGLLPGFSRYDEQLVTLTYNDSSRFEDRWVYLKVDKETPCIFTKGIEKLYLPIRHGEGKFIAKNNEILKSIENSHLAVVKYIDPKTDNPTMEYPYNPNGSINAIAGICDSTGRLFGLMPHPEAYLHYTNHPQWTREKLPEEGMGLMIFRNAIEYIKENLL, translated from the coding sequence ATGAGTAAGAAAGTGCGTTGTATTGTTATTAGTGGCTATGGCACAAATTGTGAAGTGGAGATGGCTTATGCCTGTAAATTGGCAGGTGGTGAAGTAGATATTGTACATATAAGTGAATTGCTTTATGGTGAAAAAAGGCTTGATGATTATCATTTTCTCAATTTTCCTGGAGGATTTTTAGATGGTGATGATTTAGGAGCAGCTAAAGCAGCAGCCAATCGGTGGCGATTTGCAAGAGTAAAAAAAACAGGAGAGTTGCTTTTTGACCAACTTTTACGTTTCATAAAAGATGGAAAGCTTATCCTTGGAGTATGTAATGGGTTTCAGTTAATGGTAAAACTTGGTCTTTTGCCAGGTTTTTCCCGTTATGATGAGCAATTAGTTACTTTAACATATAACGATTCTAGCCGTTTTGAGGATCGATGGGTATATTTAAAAGTAGATAAAGAAACTCCATGTATTTTTACAAAAGGAATAGAAAAGCTCTATCTTCCAATAAGGCATGGAGAAGGAAAGTTTATAGCAAAAAATAATGAAATTCTGAAAAGTATAGAGAATTCCCATTTAGCTGTAGTTAAATATATTGATCCAAAAACAGACAATCCTACAATGGAATATCCATATAATCCTAATGGTTCAATAAATGCTATTGCCGGTATTTGTGACTCAACAGGAAGATTATTTGGACTTATGCCTCATCCTGAAGCCTATCTTCATTATACTAATCATCCACAATGGACAAGAGAGAAATTGCCAGAAGAAGGTATGGGATTGATGATCTTTCGCAATGCCATTGAATATATTAAAGAAAATTTACTTTAA
- the leuB gene encoding 3-isopropylmalate dehydrogenase yields MQELNLVVLPGDGIGPEIVNQALKVLKTVQKKYNLKVNLKEGLIGGCAIDKYGIPFPKKTKEMVIKADAVLLGAVGGPKWDNLPFSIRPEQGLLALRKTLEAFANLRPAKVYDELIDASSLKPEIIDGVDIMVVRELTSGIYFGEPRGIFEEEGERVGINTLKYKEHEIKRIAKVAFEIARKRRKKLVSVDKANVLEATVLWREVVTEVHKEYKDVELSHMYVDNAAMQIIRWPKQFDVILTTNIFGDILSDACAMLTGSLGMLPSASIGGKTGLYEPIHGSAPDIAGKDIANPIATINSLAMMFIYAFNRPEIAANIDAAIKTVLKQGFRTKDIWSEGKTLVGTEKMGDLISEAI; encoded by the coding sequence ATGCAAGAATTAAATCTTGTTGTTTTACCAGGAGATGGAATTGGTCCAGAAATTGTTAATCAAGCATTAAAAGTGCTTAAAACAGTTCAAAAAAAGTATAATTTAAAAGTTAATTTAAAAGAAGGGCTTATAGGTGGATGCGCTATTGATAAGTATGGCATACCATTCCCAAAAAAAACTAAAGAGATGGTAATTAAAGCAGATGCAGTTTTACTTGGAGCAGTAGGTGGCCCAAAATGGGATAATTTGCCATTTTCTATACGACCTGAACAAGGTCTTTTAGCTTTACGAAAAACTTTAGAAGCATTTGCCAATTTAAGACCTGCCAAAGTATATGATGAATTGATTGATGCATCTTCTTTAAAACCTGAAATAATTGATGGTGTTGATATTATGGTAGTTCGTGAACTAACCAGTGGTATTTATTTTGGAGAACCAAGAGGAATATTTGAAGAGGAGGGAGAGAGAGTAGGAATAAATACTTTAAAATATAAAGAACATGAAATTAAACGAATTGCTAAAGTTGCTTTTGAAATAGCAAGAAAAAGAAGGAAAAAGCTTGTTAGTGTAGATAAAGCAAATGTCCTTGAAGCTACAGTTTTATGGCGAGAGGTAGTAACAGAGGTACATAAGGAATATAAAGATGTAGAACTTTCTCATATGTATGTAGATAATGCAGCCATGCAAATTATTAGATGGCCAAAACAATTTGATGTAATTTTAACAACAAATATCTTTGGTGATATTTTAAGTGATGCCTGTGCTATGCTTACTGGTTCTCTAGGCATGCTTCCTTCAGCTAGCATTGGGGGAAAAACCGGACTTTATGAACCTATTCATGGCTCAGCGCCAGATATTGCTGGAAAAGATATTGCTAATCCAATTGCCACTATTAATTCTTTAGCTATGATGTTTATTTATGCTTTTAATCGCCCAGAAATTGCAGCAAATATTGATGCTGCTATTAAGACTGTTTTAAAACAAGGATTTCGTACAAAAGATATTTGGAGTGAAGGAAAAACGTTAGTTGGAACTGAAAAAATGGGAGATTTAATTAGTGAGGCTATTTGA